A window of Clostridium botulinum BKT015925 contains these coding sequences:
- a CDS encoding dUTP diphosphatase, with product MNLDRLFQLQHNLDERIIKEHNLQDKALCSKKILALQVEVSELANETRCFKFWSNKGPSSKEKILEEYVDCLHFILSLGLEWNYSDITLNCKNYESELTDKFNNIYIDINDFVVCPSKDNYTTLFEDFLCLGHDLDFTPEEIEQAYYSKNAVNHTRQDNGY from the coding sequence ATGAATTTAGATAGGTTATTTCAATTGCAGCATAATCTTGACGAAAGAATTATTAAAGAACATAATTTACAAGACAAAGCTCTTTGCTCAAAAAAAATCCTTGCTCTTCAAGTGGAAGTGAGTGAACTTGCTAATGAAACTCGTTGTTTTAAATTTTGGAGTAATAAAGGACCTTCTTCTAAAGAAAAAATATTAGAAGAGTACGTTGACTGTCTTCACTTTATTTTAAGTTTAGGCTTGGAATGGAATTACTCAGATATAACTTTAAACTGTAAAAATTATGAATCGGAATTAACTGACAAGTTCAACAACATATACATAGATATTAATGATTTCGTAGTTTGTCCATCAAAAGATAATTATACGACTCTTTTTGAAGATTTCCTATGTTTAGGCCATGACTTAGATTTTACACCAGAAGAAATCGAACAAGCGTATTATTCTAAAAATGCTGTGAATCATACAAGACAAGATAACGGATATTAA
- a CDS encoding UDP-N-acetylglucosamine 1-carboxyvinyltransferase: protein MEKLIIDGGRPLNGEIEISGAKNAAVAILPSAIMASKGICVIDNIPMISDTQCIERIIESLGAKVTRNKNTVIIDSTSINITNANTEDVRKMRASYYLIGALLGRFKKARVEMPGGCAIGVRPIDQHIKGFEALGAKVTIEHGAVVVEADKLIGTNIYFDVVSVGATINVMLAAALAEGKTVLENAAKEPHIVDVANFLNSMGADIKGAGTDVIKINGVKELTGCNYSVIPDQIEAGTYMIATAACGGKVTVNNVIPKHLESISAKLIEMGVEVIENGDSITINSSRDLRGVNIKTLPYPGFPTDLQQPMSTLLTIAKGRSLVNESIWESRFKHVDELKKMGANINVENNIAIIEGVEKLSGAKVKATDLRAGAAMVIAGLIANGSTEVTNIEHIDRGYPYIEEKFNKLGAKIIRVSEN from the coding sequence ATGGAAAAACTGATTATTGATGGAGGAAGACCTCTTAACGGAGAGATAGAAATTAGCGGGGCAAAAAATGCCGCTGTTGCTATTTTACCATCTGCCATAATGGCTAGCAAAGGAATTTGTGTTATTGATAATATACCTATGATTAGTGATACACAGTGTATTGAGAGAATAATTGAGAGCTTAGGAGCTAAGGTAACAAGAAATAAAAATACTGTTATAATCGACAGTACATCTATAAATATTACTAATGCTAATACTGAAGATGTTCGAAAAATGAGAGCTTCTTATTATTTAATTGGAGCACTTCTTGGAAGATTTAAAAAGGCAAGAGTTGAAATGCCAGGAGGATGTGCTATAGGGGTACGACCTATTGACCAACATATAAAAGGCTTTGAGGCTTTAGGAGCTAAAGTAACAATAGAACATGGAGCAGTAGTTGTAGAAGCAGATAAATTAATTGGAACTAACATATATTTTGATGTTGTAAGCGTAGGTGCAACAATAAATGTAATGTTAGCAGCTGCTCTTGCAGAAGGAAAGACTGTTCTTGAAAATGCAGCTAAAGAACCTCATATAGTTGATGTTGCTAACTTCTTAAATTCAATGGGTGCAGACATTAAAGGGGCAGGAACTGATGTTATAAAGATAAATGGAGTAAAAGAATTAACAGGATGTAACTATAGTGTTATACCGGACCAAATTGAAGCTGGAACTTATATGATAGCTACAGCTGCTTGTGGTGGAAAAGTTACTGTAAATAATGTTATACCTAAACATTTAGAATCTATTAGTGCTAAACTTATAGAAATGGGTGTAGAAGTAATAGAAAATGGAGATAGCATAACAATTAATAGTTCTAGGGATTTAAGAGGAGTTAATATAAAAACGCTTCCATACCCTGGATTCCCTACAGATTTACAGCAACCAATGAGTACTCTTTTAACTATAGCCAAAGGAAGAAGTTTAGTTAATGAAAGCATATGGGAAAGTAGATTTAAACATGTAGATGAGTTAAAGAAAATGGGAGCTAACATAAATGTAGAAAACAACATAGCGATAATTGAAGGCGTAGAAAAATTAAGTGGAGCTAAAGTTAAAGCTACAGACTTAAGAGCTGGTGCTGCTATGGTAATAGCAGGACTTATTGCAAACGGATCTACTGAGGTTACTAACATAGAACATATTGATAGAGGATATCCTTATATTGAAGAAAAATTCAATAAATTAGGAGCAAAAATAATAAGAGTTAGTGAAAATTAG
- a CDS encoding MBL fold metallo-hydrolase, which yields MIFCPLYSGSSGNSVYVSSGNSSILIDAGLPGKHIEKALESINKNPNEIDGIFVTHEHIDHVKGVGVLSRRYNIPIYANDLTWKSMLKNIGKIKEENIKIICKNKSVTIKNMDICNYSISHDAIDPVGYSIYAGKKKVCIATDLGYFSEEVEENTKNADIVLLESNHDIEMLKFGPYPYSLKKRILSNVGHLSNEDCGKAVVSMTQNNCKNIILGHLSKTNNYPDLAYETVVSVLRDNNIKLNEDISISMAKRNMPSNYIEF from the coding sequence ATGATATTTTGTCCTTTATATAGTGGAAGTAGCGGAAATAGTGTGTATGTATCATCTGGTAATAGTAGTATTTTGATTGATGCTGGATTACCGGGAAAACATATAGAAAAAGCACTTGAATCAATTAACAAGAATCCAAATGAAATAGACGGAATATTTGTGACTCATGAGCATATTGACCATGTAAAAGGTGTAGGTGTATTGTCTAGAAGATATAATATACCCATTTATGCAAATGACCTTACGTGGAAAAGCATGCTGAAGAATATAGGAAAAATTAAAGAAGAAAACATAAAAATTATTTGTAAAAATAAAAGTGTTACTATAAAGAATATGGATATATGTAATTACAGTATATCGCATGATGCTATAGATCCAGTGGGGTATTCTATTTATGCAGGTAAAAAGAAGGTGTGTATTGCAACAGATTTAGGATATTTTTCTGAAGAAGTTGAAGAGAATACAAAAAATGCTGATATAGTACTATTAGAAAGCAATCATGATATTGAAATGCTTAAATTTGGACCATATCCGTATAGCTTAAAAAAGAGAATTTTAAGTAATGTAGGACATTTATCCAATGAGGATTGTGGTAAAGCTGTAGTTAGTATGACACAGAATAACTGTAAAAATATTATTTTGGGGCACTTAAGTAAAACAAATAATTATCCAGACCTTGCATATGAAACAGTAGTAAGTGTACTAAGGGATAATAACATAAAGTTAAATGAGGATATTAGTATTAGTATGGCTAAAAGAAATATGCCAAGCAATTACATAGAGTTTTAA
- a CDS encoding GerMN domain-containing protein — MVMKKVYKICLILIICILASLTIIFVGCSDKEKASINANDKLKTLKLSDSDKDCCINLDVYFDASKSEDKVEVLKEERIIKKEELLGELIMQELIKGPSKNSNLKPVFPNETKVLSFSINENIAYINLSQNAQYKMTQSREKACLEGIVLSLTQIESIHKVKILINNKNVEFLGGNYDVSKPFGKDDIDKMKK, encoded by the coding sequence ATGGTTATGAAGAAGGTATATAAGATTTGTTTAATCTTAATCATATGTATATTAGCTTCTTTAACTATAATTTTTGTTGGATGTAGTGATAAAGAAAAAGCATCAATAAATGCCAATGATAAGTTAAAAACTCTAAAGTTATCTGATTCAGATAAAGATTGCTGTATTAATTTAGATGTATATTTTGATGCTTCTAAAAGTGAGGATAAAGTTGAAGTATTAAAAGAGGAAAGAATTATAAAGAAGGAAGAACTTTTAGGGGAGCTTATAATGCAAGAACTCATAAAGGGTCCTTCTAAAAACAGTAATCTTAAGCCGGTATTTCCGAATGAAACTAAAGTATTAAGTTTTTCTATTAATGAAAACATAGCATATATTAATTTAAGCCAAAATGCCCAATATAAAATGACCCAATCAAGAGAAAAAGCTTGTTTAGAAGGGATTGTTTTATCACTTACTCAAATAGAATCTATTCATAAGGTTAAAATTTTAATTAACAATAAAAATGTAGAATTTTTAGGTGGAAATTATGATGTATCTAAACCTTTTGGGAAAGATGATATTGACAAGATGAAAAAATAA
- a CDS encoding SEC-C metal-binding domain-containing protein, with protein sequence MSLYKEWTDMVIDYVRNKGEAAFWKEYGEMERNIYSQILSNHEEIYSGATEELAQKFETPLYFFVGFLDGVNDSLVQPTDIENIEKDTQIKLEIDLEKLYFNMIDAKADYLYELPQWEGIFSEEKRKEIRNNWRASKTIVREDKVGRNDPCPCGSGKKYKKCCGKKRIIFNKK encoded by the coding sequence ATGAGTTTGTATAAAGAATGGACAGATATGGTTATAGATTATGTAAGAAATAAGGGAGAAGCTGCATTTTGGAAAGAATACGGCGAAATGGAGAGAAATATATATTCTCAAATATTATCTAATCATGAAGAAATATACAGTGGCGCAACAGAAGAATTAGCACAAAAATTTGAAACACCATTATATTTCTTTGTAGGATTTTTAGATGGAGTAAATGATAGTCTTGTACAACCTACAGACATAGAAAATATAGAAAAAGATACACAAATTAAATTAGAAATAGATTTAGAAAAATTATATTTTAATATGATAGATGCTAAGGCTGATTATTTATATGAGCTTCCTCAATGGGAAGGAATATTTTCAGAAGAAAAAAGAAAAGAGATTAGAAATAACTGGAGAGCTTCTAAAACTATAGTAAGAGAAGATAAAGTAGGAAGAAATGATCCATGTCCATGCGGAAGTGGTAAGAAATATAAAAAGTGTTGTGGAAAAAAACGCATAATATTTAATAAAAAATGA
- a CDS encoding response regulator, translating into MKNIMIIDNKMYSRNRIKELIAEYDVNVYEAENSFQVFNILKKLNNKVELIITDVNLGKENGIDIIRKIKERGIKVPVLILTSENKRKTFIEGIKAGATDYILQPFEAKFLLKRILKGIEGHNNETKVIKKSMKLKEQINGVEEKKIDFNEYLSGEVNNAKNSSKEFSVLMLTLFKSVDEFTEKVEKEYAALTQIIYPRLKELLLGADIFIKYGPQSFVGSFKNLQDSKKQEMINNIKALFRKAKDENKLYGQYFLEGAFVKFPADGRTEKELLSKVQEKMVDKINLIKNLER; encoded by the coding sequence TTGAAAAATATAATGATAATAGACAACAAGATGTACAGTAGAAATAGAATTAAGGAATTAATAGCAGAATACGATGTTAATGTATACGAAGCAGAAAATTCTTTTCAAGTATTTAATATATTAAAAAAGCTTAATAATAAAGTTGAATTAATAATAACTGATGTAAACTTAGGAAAAGAAAATGGTATTGATATAATAAGAAAAATAAAAGAAAGAGGAATAAAGGTTCCAGTATTAATACTTACATCTGAAAATAAAAGAAAAACATTTATAGAAGGAATAAAAGCAGGAGCCACTGATTACATACTTCAACCCTTTGAAGCTAAGTTTTTGTTAAAAAGAATTTTAAAAGGTATAGAAGGACATAATAACGAGACTAAGGTTATTAAAAAGTCTATGAAACTAAAAGAACAAATAAACGGTGTAGAAGAAAAGAAAATAGATTTTAATGAATATTTAAGTGGTGAAGTTAATAATGCTAAGAATTCATCTAAAGAATTTTCAGTTTTAATGTTAACTTTATTTAAGTCTGTAGATGAGTTTACTGAAAAGGTTGAAAAAGAATATGCGGCATTAACACAAATCATATATCCAAGATTAAAGGAACTATTATTAGGTGCAGATATATTTATAAAATATGGACCTCAAAGTTTTGTTGGATCCTTTAAAAATCTTCAGGATAGTAAAAAACAAGAAATGATAAATAATATAAAGGCACTTTTTAGAAAAGCAAAAGATGAAAATAAGCTATATGGGCAATATTTCTTAGAAGGAGCCTTTGTAAAGTTCCCTGCGGATGGAAGAACAGAAAAAGAGTTATTATCAAAAGTGCAGGAAAAGATGGTAGACAAAATAAATCTTATTAAAAATTTGGAGAGATAA
- the rlmH gene encoding 23S rRNA (pseudouridine(1915)-N(3))-methyltransferase RlmH produces MNITIICVGKLKEKYLKQAIDEYSKRLSRYCKLSIVELNDEKTPDNASEKDEIIIKQKEGMRILSHIKDNMYVIALDIKGKMVSSEELADLVNDLGLRGNSNIALVIGGSLGLDKEVLDRANYKLSFSKMTFPHQLMRVILLEQIYRAYRINSGEPYHK; encoded by the coding sequence ATGAATATAACTATTATTTGTGTTGGAAAACTAAAAGAAAAATACTTAAAGCAAGCTATTGATGAATATAGTAAAAGATTATCAAGGTATTGTAAGTTAAGTATAGTTGAGTTAAATGATGAAAAAACTCCTGATAATGCATCAGAGAAGGATGAAATTATAATAAAGCAAAAAGAGGGAATGAGAATTCTATCACATATAAAGGATAATATGTACGTAATCGCATTAGACATAAAGGGGAAAATGGTAAGTTCTGAGGAGCTTGCTGACTTAGTTAATGATTTAGGACTTAGAGGCAATAGTAATATAGCTTTAGTTATAGGAGGTTCTTTAGGTTTAGATAAAGAGGTTTTGGATAGAGCTAATTATAAATTGTCATTTTCTAAGATGACATTTCCGCATCAATTAATGAGAGTAATATTATTGGAACAGATTTATAGAGCATATAGAATAAATAGCGGAGAACCGTACCATAAGTAA
- a CDS encoding sensor histidine kinase yields MKIWKKIFLCTLILFIVVFNGAGIIVIENIYHKNMDISVKPALNNEKDIINLIYLNSDLLQGYIGDDLWNILKNYIYSDSNEIKNIEIFNDKNKQILKTSNLNIPNDREELKNEHMDKIKFLIRTINSKKYVSVVSMIKIGTGSYKIVMSKDITYVNQDRIDNYKIFLLLSLVVTLILAIGLYIISKKITNPIESLIEVSNSIRKGEYNKRAYYKKNDEIGVLSQNFNSMMTVIEDNICELKQVNDEKQRFIDNLTHEMKTPITSIIGYSDLLLKSNINDEIRFKALTYINSEGHRLEKLNTSLIKLIMIRNKEIEGSKVSIKEIVKYCVAGLNYKLEQNNITIIKNIEDRNIIGDVELIGVLLNNILENAIKASKYNSSIKVIGNKLKDNCKYQLKIEDKGIGISKEDLNKIKEPFYMVDKSRATRGKNMGLGLAICTDICYLNNIEFKIQSKLNIGTIVTLIFNMESFNDEEEI; encoded by the coding sequence ATGAAGATTTGGAAAAAGATATTTTTATGCACTTTAATATTATTTATTGTTGTATTTAATGGAGCAGGAATCATAGTTATAGAAAACATATATCACAAAAATATGGATATATCTGTAAAACCGGCGTTGAATAATGAAAAAGATATAATAAATTTAATATATCTAAATTCAGATTTATTGCAAGGATATATAGGAGATGATTTATGGAATATACTTAAAAATTATATATACAGTGATTCTAATGAGATTAAAAATATAGAAATATTTAATGATAAAAATAAGCAAATATTAAAAACATCAAATTTAAATATACCTAATGATAGGGAAGAACTTAAAAATGAACATATGGATAAAATTAAATTTTTAATAAGAACTATAAATAGTAAAAAATATGTATCAGTTGTATCTATGATAAAGATAGGAACTGGTTCTTATAAAATAGTAATGTCTAAAGATATAACTTATGTAAATCAAGATAGAATAGATAATTATAAAATATTTTTATTATTAAGTTTAGTAGTTACTTTAATTTTAGCTATAGGACTATATATTATATCAAAAAAGATTACAAATCCTATAGAAAGCTTAATAGAAGTATCAAATAGTATAAGAAAAGGTGAATATAATAAACGAGCTTACTATAAAAAAAATGATGAAATTGGTGTATTGTCACAAAATTTTAATTCTATGATGACTGTTATAGAAGATAATATATGTGAACTTAAACAAGTTAATGATGAAAAGCAAAGATTTATAGATAATTTAACCCATGAGATGAAAACTCCAATAACATCAATAATAGGATATTCAGATTTGCTTTTAAAAAGTAATATAAATGATGAAATAAGATTTAAAGCTCTTACATATATAAATTCTGAAGGACATAGATTAGAAAAATTAAATACATCATTAATAAAGTTAATAATGATAAGAAATAAAGAAATAGAAGGCAGTAAAGTAAGTATAAAGGAAATAGTAAAATACTGCGTAGCTGGGTTAAACTATAAATTGGAACAAAATAATATAACTATAATTAAAAATATAGAAGATAGAAATATAATTGGGGATGTTGAACTTATAGGAGTATTGTTAAACAATATATTAGAAAATGCTATAAAGGCATCGAAATACAATAGTTCTATTAAAGTAATTGGTAATAAATTAAAAGATAATTGTAAATATCAATTAAAAATAGAAGATAAGGGTATAGGAATATCAAAAGAAGATTTAAACAAAATAAAAGAACCATTTTATATGGTAGACAAGTCACGAGCTACTAGAGGCAAAAATATGGGATTGGGTTTAGCCATATGTACTGACATTTGTTATTTAAATAATATTGAATTTAAAATACAGAGCAAACTAAATATCGGTACAATAGTTACACTAATATTTAATATGGAGAGTTTTAATGATGAAGAAGAAATTTAA
- a CDS encoding response regulator transcription factor gives MRILVVEDDLAIGDLIEINLQMSGYEVLKAIDGEEAKEVFDKEDIDLVLLDVMLPKIDGFQLIKYIKKKDIPVIFLTAKNSVIDKVKGLRLGADDYIVKPFENIELLARIEVVERRYNKDDKIIKFKNIEVDINKRIVKLNGDYVELTLKEFQLLLLFIKNKNIALSREQILNKVWGYDYVGETRTVDIHVNRLREKLDLRNNIKTIFKVGYRLQE, from the coding sequence ATGAGAATTTTAGTAGTTGAAGATGATTTAGCAATAGGAGATCTTATAGAGATAAATTTACAAATGTCAGGGTATGAGGTTCTTAAAGCTATTGATGGAGAGGAGGCAAAAGAAGTATTTGATAAAGAAGATATAGATTTGGTTTTATTAGATGTAATGCTTCCTAAAATAGATGGATTTCAATTAATAAAGTATATAAAGAAAAAAGATATACCTGTAATTTTTTTAACAGCCAAAAACTCAGTTATTGATAAAGTAAAAGGACTTAGATTGGGTGCAGATGATTATATTGTTAAGCCCTTTGAAAATATAGAACTTTTAGCAAGGATAGAAGTGGTAGAAAGGAGATATAACAAAGATGATAAAATAATAAAGTTCAAAAATATAGAAGTTGATATAAATAAAAGAATTGTAAAATTAAATGGTGATTATGTGGAATTAACGCTTAAAGAATTTCAACTATTACTTTTGTTTATAAAAAATAAAAATATAGCATTATCAAGAGAACAAATATTAAATAAAGTATGGGGATATGATTATGTTGGAGAAACTAGGACAGTCGATATACATGTAAATAGACTTAGAGAAAAACTTGATTTGAGAAATAATATAAAAACAATATTTAAAGTAGGATATAGATTACAAGAATAA
- the asnB gene encoding asparagine synthase (glutamine-hydrolyzing), producing MCGFLQVFKRNISKREMSILREAAKTIVHRGPDDTKEVIHNNAAFIFNRLSIIDIESGTQPFIYKNRYTVVFNGEIYNYKELRDEILCKNGHFKTNSEVEVIAALYDDIKGDIVNKLRGMFAVIIYDKLEEKIVAFRDEFGIKPLYYMEMNDGLYFSSDIKGLIEMSSSLTYMSDLIGEYATYQYIPSSNSTIFNEIKILQQGHILEKKLDGKINIHKYFHVVFNEKQHDKETLKKQIKDTVKESVRLHLQSDVPVATFLSSGIDSSIVTKIASEINPNIVSYTIGFDVEGYDETEYAKKFAEYLGIKNVSIKLNYKDYVRELPKIIYHMDSPIGDPSIIPLYYICKEASKDYKVILSGEGSDEFFGGYNIYTEDESLKIFNYFPKFIKTIANKIGGKLPDNIKGKSFILRGTTPLEKRYCGNANIFNNEEKRKVFNNYKSSRNYLRITEELFKDVSEKDNITKRQYIDINTWLVGDILTKADRMSMANSLEVRVPFVDKEVFKLGSTLSKNDKVQGFTTKVMLREAFKDELPGDLYNKKKLGYPVPIRVWLKDELYDWAYNIIKNNPVGEINEEAVINMLNRHKDGKGDYSRKIWSIIVYILWYRLYIDKSLHKEYLFKL from the coding sequence ATGTGTGGATTTTTACAAGTGTTTAAGAGGAATATATCAAAGAGAGAGATGTCTATTTTAAGAGAAGCAGCAAAGACTATAGTACATAGAGGACCAGATGATACTAAAGAAGTTATACATAATAATGCAGCGTTTATATTTAATAGGTTAAGTATTATTGATATTGAAAGTGGAACTCAGCCTTTCATTTATAAAAATAGATATACAGTTGTTTTTAATGGTGAAATATATAATTATAAAGAATTAAGAGATGAAATTTTGTGCAAAAATGGTCATTTTAAAACAAATTCAGAAGTTGAAGTAATAGCAGCACTTTATGATGATATAAAAGGGGATATTGTAAATAAGCTTAGGGGAATGTTTGCAGTAATAATATATGATAAATTAGAAGAGAAAATTGTAGCTTTTAGAGATGAGTTTGGAATAAAACCATTGTATTATATGGAGATGAATGATGGATTATATTTTTCATCAGATATTAAAGGATTAATAGAAATGAGTAGTAGTCTTACATATATGAGTGATTTAATTGGTGAATACGCAACGTATCAATATATTCCATCAAGTAATAGTACTATATTTAATGAAATAAAAATATTGCAACAAGGACATATTTTAGAGAAAAAATTAGATGGGAAAATTAACATACATAAGTATTTTCATGTAGTATTTAATGAAAAACAACATGATAAAGAAACGTTAAAGAAACAAATAAAAGATACAGTAAAGGAATCGGTGAGACTTCATCTACAAAGTGATGTACCAGTTGCTACTTTTTTATCTAGTGGTATAGATTCATCAATAGTTACTAAAATAGCTAGTGAGATAAATCCGAATATTGTTTCGTATACTATAGGATTTGATGTAGAAGGGTATGATGAGACTGAATATGCAAAGAAGTTTGCGGAGTATTTAGGAATTAAAAATGTTAGTATAAAACTTAATTATAAAGACTATGTAAGAGAGCTTCCTAAAATAATATATCATATGGATAGTCCAATTGGTGATCCTTCAATAATACCACTTTATTATATTTGTAAGGAAGCAAGTAAAGATTATAAAGTAATATTATCAGGAGAAGGATCAGATGAGTTTTTTGGAGGATACAATATATATACTGAGGATGAATCATTAAAAATATTTAATTATTTTCCTAAGTTTATAAAAACCATAGCAAATAAAATAGGTGGTAAATTACCAGATAATATTAAAGGAAAAAGTTTTATTTTAAGGGGTACAACTCCATTGGAAAAAAGATATTGTGGAAATGCTAATATATTTAATAATGAAGAAAAAAGAAAAGTATTTAATAATTATAAATCATCAAGAAATTACTTAAGGATAACAGAAGAGTTATTTAAAGACGTATCAGAAAAAGATAATATAACAAAGAGGCAATACATTGATATAAATACTTGGCTTGTTGGAGATATATTGACTAAGGCAGATAGAATGTCTATGGCAAATTCATTAGAAGTTAGAGTTCCTTTTGTTGATAAAGAAGTATTTAAATTAGGATCAACTTTAAGTAAAAATGACAAAGTTCAAGGATTTACAACAAAAGTTATGCTTAGAGAAGCATTTAAGGATGAACTTCCAGGGGATTTATATAATAAGAAAAAGTTAGGATATCCAGTTCCTATAAGAGTATGGCTTAAGGATGAACTTTATGATTGGGCATATAATATTATAAAAAATAATCCCGTAGGTGAAATAAATGAGGAAGCAGTTATTAATATGCTAAATAGGCATAAAGATGGAAAAGGGGATTACTCAAGAAAGATATGGAGTATTATAGTGTATATATTATGGTATAGACTTTATATAGATAAATCGTTACATAAAGAATATTTATTTAAATTATAA
- a CDS encoding acyltransferase, which produces MSEISSLLNEIEKIIDNGITDNGVKRILDILKCSLPINNLEEIEIYSDYLPKNKEGSYSKEKRYLHFLWDIIDKSPMSIITNFSIPFRRILGKKLFKSCGKNFIAEENVRFNVPENIEIGDDVILSTGVFIDSKGGVNIENFVGVAEGVHIFTHSHLEHDHTIREYKPVIFKEYSKIYSNCTILPGVTIGKQAIVGACSVVNKDVEKDSLVVGVPIKKVRDRKSEGRQGKELRHLWLSEGYFQDGNTK; this is translated from the coding sequence ATGAGTGAAATAAGTAGTTTGTTAAATGAAATAGAAAAAATAATTGATAATGGAATAACTGATAATGGAGTTAAAAGGATATTAGATATATTAAAGTGTTCTTTACCTATTAACAATTTAGAGGAGATTGAGATATATTCTGATTATTTGCCTAAAAATAAGGAAGGTTCTTATTCTAAAGAAAAAAGGTATTTGCACTTTTTATGGGATATTATAGATAAATCTCCTATGAGTATAATAACTAATTTTTCAATTCCATTTAGAAGGATACTAGGGAAGAAATTATTTAAATCTTGCGGCAAAAATTTCATAGCAGAAGAAAATGTAAGATTTAATGTACCTGAGAATATTGAAATTGGAGATGATGTAATTTTAAGTACAGGAGTATTTATAGATTCTAAGGGTGGAGTTAATATAGAAAATTTTGTAGGGGTTGCTGAAGGTGTACATATATTTACTCATTCTCATTTAGAACATGATCATACTATAAGAGAATATAAACCTGTAATTTTTAAAGAGTATTCTAAGATATATTCAAATTGTACTATACTCCCAGGAGTTACAATAGGAAAACAAGCTATAGTTGGTGCATGTTCAGTGGTAAATAAAGATGTAGAGAAAGATTCTTTAGTGGTTGGAGTGCCTATTAAAAAAGTAAGAGATAGGAAAAGTGAGGGTAGACAGGGAAAAGAATTACGCCATCTATGGCTTTCAGAAGGGTATTTTCAAGATGGTAATACTAAATAA